DNA sequence from the bacterium genome:
CTCCAATCACTCCTCTTCCTTCAGATAACTTATTGATAGCCTCACTAAGTTTGGAAATACCTTCTTCGCTAAGGGCTGAGGAACTGACATCTATGGAATCTAGATAATCTAAAGCTATTTTCTTAGCATTAACTAAATTAATCTTGAAAGTATTATTTTTATGTGCTCCGGTATGTAATTGAAGTTCTTTGTCTTCATTTGGATTAATTTCATTAGACAATAAAGACATGGTATTAAAATTAATACTTTCTGTAGCTCCAATAATGGCTTCCTTGATCTGATCAATCTCTTGTTGAATAGCCTCCCGACAGCCAGAATCATAGACACCATTACTTCCTTGAATAGTTAAAACACGAATACGTTGCATCATACCGTGAAGAGCGTCAGCAATACCATCTGAAGTTTGAAGGAGGGAAATACCATCTAAGGAGTTTTGAAGAGCTTGAGTATATCCATTAACTTGAGTCCGTAACTTTTCCGAGACAGCAAGACCTGAGGGGTCATCGGCTGCTTTATTAATACGGTAGCCTAAAGATAACTTTTCCAGAACCTTTTCTTGTTCTTTTACCCAATTATTGTTTAACCTATAAGCCCTAAGGGAGGGTTCATAAAAATGAACTTGCATTATCTATTCCTTACTATTCTTATTACCTAAGAATAATATTAAGAATAATATAAAAGTACCTACTGTATCTTACTTACAATAGGTACTTCCCCCTCCCATTAAAACCTATAATATTATATTATAAAGATATTATAAACTTAATTTTATTATTACACATAAAGTTTTATTTGTCAACTATTTTTTTGATGTTTGTAA
Encoded proteins:
- a CDS encoding flagellin, encoding MQVHFYEPSLRAYRLNNNWVKEQEKVLEKLSLGYRINKAADDPSGLAVSEKLRTQVNGYTQALQNSLDGISLLQTSDGIADALHGMMQRIRVLTIQGSNGVYDSGCREAIQQEIDQIKEAIIGATESINFNTMSLLSNEINPNEDKELQLHTGAHKNNTFKINLVNAKKIALDYLDSIDVSSSALSEEGISKLSEAINKLSEGRGVIGAQQNNLENHIKAIQVAHYTHARSESLIRDADMAYEKMILMRNEILVNAGTSMSAQANVNYKNVLSVLPT